In Alligator mississippiensis isolate rAllMis1 chromosome 10, rAllMis1, whole genome shotgun sequence, one DNA window encodes the following:
- the TMEM170A gene encoding transmembrane protein 170A isoform X1, which produces MEGGEPGWLLQQILSLRLVPRVGNGTLYSGPLASFPEMWYGVFLWALVSSLSFHVPAGLLALFTLRHHKYGRFMSVSILLMGIVGPITAGILTSAAIAGVYRAAGKKMIPFEALILGVGQTFCVVVVSFLRILATL; this is translated from the exons atGGAGGGCGGCGAGccgggctggctcctgcagcagatcCTGAGCCTACGCCTCGTGCCGCGCGTGGGCAACGGCACCCTCTACTCCGGGCCGCTCGCCAGCTTCCCAG AAATGTGGTATGGTGTATTCCTGTGGGCACTGgtgtcctctctctctttccatgtACCTGCAGGATTACTTGCACTCTTCACCCTCAGACATCACAAATATGGTAGGTTTATGTCTGTAAGCATCCTGTTGATGGGCATCGTGGGACCAATTACTGCTGGCATCTTAACAA GTGCTGCTATTGCTGGAGTTTACagagctgcaggaaaaaaaatgatcccCTTTGAGGCCCTCATTTTAGGTGTGGGGCAGACATTCTGTGTGGTGGTGGTTTCATTTTTACGGATTTTAGCAACTCTGTAG
- the TMEM170A gene encoding transmembrane protein 170A isoform X2 produces the protein MEGGEPGWLLQQILSLRLVPRVGNGTLYSGPLASFPEMWYGVFLWALVSSLSFHVPAGLLALFTLRHHKYGAAIAGVYRAAGKKMIPFEALILGVGQTFCVVVVSFLRILATL, from the exons atGGAGGGCGGCGAGccgggctggctcctgcagcagatcCTGAGCCTACGCCTCGTGCCGCGCGTGGGCAACGGCACCCTCTACTCCGGGCCGCTCGCCAGCTTCCCAG AAATGTGGTATGGTGTATTCCTGTGGGCACTGgtgtcctctctctctttccatgtACCTGCAGGATTACTTGCACTCTTCACCCTCAGACATCACAAATATG GTGCTGCTATTGCTGGAGTTTACagagctgcaggaaaaaaaatgatcccCTTTGAGGCCCTCATTTTAGGTGTGGGGCAGACATTCTGTGTGGTGGTGGTTTCATTTTTACGGATTTTAGCAACTCTGTAG